The following is a genomic window from Aeromonas sp. FDAARGOS 1405.
ACTGCTTGGCGGCTACTCGGTCTGGCTGGCGGTGACCTCGACCGGTGGCATGGCTGCACTGCAGCAAGTACAACCAAGCAATCCCATCGAGTTCACCACGGCGTTGACCATGGTGGTTGGTTCCTTTATCAGTGCAGGAACCCTGACCGCCGACTTTGTTCGCTTTGGTCGCAAACCCTGGGGCGCCGTCATGATTACCATGGTGGCGTTTTTTTTGGGCAACACGCTAATGTTCGTCTTCGGTGCTGCCGGTGCGGCGGTGACCGGGCAGGCCGATATATCGGAAGTGATGTTGATGCAGGGTTTACTGATCCCCGCCATTCTGGTGCTGGGTCTCAATATCTGGACCACCAACGACAACGCTCTCTACGCCTCCGGTCTCGGATTTGCCAACATTACCGGCCTCAAGAGCAAGCCGCTCAGCGTGATCAACGGGCTCATCGGTACGGCTTGCGCCCTCTGGCTTTACAACAACTTTGTCGGCTGGCTGGCCTTTTTGAGTACGGCAATTCCCCCGATTGGTGGCATTATCATCATGGATTTCCTGCTCAATCGTGAGCGTTACCGTAAGTTTGCCGATCAGCAGTTCGAGACGGTGCGCTGGCAGGCGCTGGTCGCCACGGCAGTCGGGGTGGCTGTCGGCAAGTGGCTGCCGGGCATAGTGCCACTCAACGCGGTATTGGGCGCCGCCTTCACCTATTTCATTCTGGTTCGCCTCACCCAGCGGCCGGTTCTGGTACAGGAAGCTAACAAATGCTGATTCAACATATTCGTTTGGCCGATCGGGAAGGGTTGTGGCAGATCCGTTGTCAGGATGGGGTCATCACCGCCATCGAACCCCATGACGAACATGCCGTCGCCGGTCGGGTGCTGGACGGGGAGGGCGGTCTGGCGATCGCTCCCTTTATCGAACCCCACATTCACCTGGATACCACCCAGACGGCGGGCGAGCCGAGCTGGAATCTCTCCGGCACCCTGTTCGAGGGGATCGAGCGCTGGGCCGAACGCAAGGCGCTGCTGACCCATGAGGATGTGAAACAGCGCGCTATCCAGACGCTGAAGTGGCAGATCGCCAACGGCATCCAGTTCGTCCGTACTCACGTCGATGTCTCCGACCCCAATCTGGTGGCGCTCAAGGCGATGCTGGAGGTGCGGGAGGAGATGAAGGAGTGGGTGGAGCTGCAGATCGTCGCCTTCCCGCAGGAGGGGATCCTCTCCTACCCCAATGGCAAGGCACTGCTGGAGGAGGCGCTCAAGCTGGGGGCCGATGTGATCGGTGCTATTCCCCATTTCGAGTTCACCCGGGAATATGGGGTCGAAAGTCTGCACTACATCTTCGATCTTGCCGAGAAGTATCAGGTTTTGGTCGATGTGCACTGTGACGAAATCGATGACGAGCAGTCCCGTTTCATCGAGACGCTGGCGACCTTGGCCTACGAGCGGGGTATCGGCCATCGGGTGACGGCCAGTCACACCACCGCCATGCACTCCTACAACGGCGCTTATGCTTCCCGCCTGTTCCGTCTGCTCAAGATGGCGGATATCAACTTCGTGGCCAATCCGCTGGTGAACATTCACCTGCAGGGGCGGTTCGATACCTATCCCAAACGCCGCGGCATTACCAGGGTGAAGGAGATGCTGGAGGCGAACATCAACGTCTGTTTCGGTCACGACGACGTGTTCGATCCCTGGTACCCCATGGGCACCGCCAACATGTTGCAGGTGCTGCACATGGGGCTGCATGTCTGCCAGATCATGGGCTACGAGCAGATCAACGACGGCTTGAAGCTGATCAGCAGCCACAGCGCCCGCACCCTGAACGTGCAGGATCGCTATGGCATCGAGGTGGGCAAACCGGCCAACCTGTTGATCCTGCCTGCCGACAATGGCTTCGATGCGGTGCGCCGTCAGGTGCCGGTGCGTTACTCGATCCGCCACGGCAAGGTGATTGCCCAGACCCGTCCGGCCCAGACCGAAATCGTGCTGGGTCAGCCAGAGCCCATCGATTTTCGCCGCTGAGATTTCAATCAGGCTGGATGTCGATTAGTTCCGCCTCTGGGCACAAGGGCCGCCATTGCGACATAATGGCGGCCTGACCCTGAGGGAGTGACACCATGCAAACCTGGTTCTATGTTGCTGCAGGGGGCGCCATCGGCGCCTGCCTTCGTTTTGGGATTGCCGAACTGATGGCCTTGCTGCTGGGTCGCCACTTTCCTTACGGGACTCTGGTGGTCAACGTGGTGGGCTCTTTCATCATGGGGGTGGCGTTCGCCCTCATCAGTCACGGTCATGTGGTAGAACATCCGATGAAGCCGCTGCTGATGGTGGGGATCCTCGGTGCCCTGACTACTTTCTCTTCCTTTGCCCTCGATACGGTGGTGCTGGCTCAACATGGGGCCTATCTGAAAGCGCTGCTCAATATCGGTCTCAATCTCTTCCTCTGTCTGGCCATGGTGGTGCTGGGCATGCAGTTGGTTGCGAGCCGGGTTTAAGGTGTCCGGACGCCAGTGGCTCTGGTAAACTGGCGGCCATTCTTTGCTCTATGGGTGTTTAAGGGATGTCAGAACAAGCAACGACAACGCATTTTGGCTTTAAAACCGTGGCCGCGACCGAGAAGGAAACTCTGGTAGCAGGTGTCTTCCATTCGGTGGCAGCCAAGTATGATCTGATGAACGATCTGATGTCGTTCGGCATCCACCGCCTGTGGAAGCGCTTCACCATCGACTGTTCCGGTGTGCGCAAGGGCCAGAAGGTGCTGGATCTGGCCGGTGGTACCGGTGACTTGACCGCCAAGTTTTCCCGCATCGTCGGCGAGACCGGTCAGGTGGTGCTGGCGGATATCAACGACTCCATGCTGAAAGTGGGCCGGGACAAGCTGCGCAATCTGGGGGTCGCCAACAACGTCTCCTATGTGCAGGCCAATGCCGAGGCACTCCCCTTCCCGGATAACCACTTCGACGTGATTACCATCGGCTTCGGCCTGCGCAACGTCACCGACAAGGACAAGGCGCTCGCCTCCATGTTCCGGGTGCTCAAGCCGGGTGGCCGTCTGCTGGTGCTGGAGTTCTCCAAGCCGGTCAGTGAAGTGATCGCCAAGCTCTATGACCTCTACTCCTTCAAACTGCTGCCGAAAATGGGCGAAATCGTCGCGAACGACAGTGAAAGCTACAAATATCTGGCAGAGTCTATTCGTATGCACCCGGATCAGCAGACCCTGGCCGGCATGATGGAAAATGTCGGTTTCGAGCAGGTGGAGTACTTCAATCTGACTCAGGGTGTGGTCGCCCTGCACCGCGGTTACAAGTTTTAAGGTTGCCTATGCCGATGGATGCCATGGTCACCGCGGTGATCGAAACCAGCCTCAACCAGTTGCTGGCGCTGGACAAACAGAGCCCGGAGCGGCTGCGCAAACTGGTGGGCAAGGTGCTCAAGCTGGAGCTGCGTGAACTCAAGCCGCTCTGGTTCGTCTTCTCCGAGCGTCGGCTGGATGTGCTGGCCCAGCATGAAGGGGAGGCGGATGCGGTGCTCAGCCTGTCGCTGACCGCCCTCGGTCTGCTGAAAGACCCGTCCGCCCTGACCCGTTATATCCGCGAGGAGAAACTGGATCTGAGCGGTGATCCCCAGCTGGTACAGGCATTCAGCGTGCTGCTGGGTGAGCTGGATATCGACTGGGAAGAGGAGCTGTCGCGCTATACCGGCGACGTGCTGGCCCACACCTTGTTCAGCTGTGCCCGTCAGGCGCGTCGTCTGGTCGGCCGCGAACTGTGCCGCACCCGCAGCCAGCTGGCGGAATATCTGACCGAAGAGGCCCGCCTCGCCCCCGGACCGCTGGAAGTGGCGAGTTTCAACGATGACGTCGAGGTGCTGGCCCAACAGCTCAAGGCCGTCGAACTGCGGCTGGCCCGCTTCGAACAGCAGGTGACCTGATGACCCCGAAGGAGTTCAAACGCCTCTATCGCATCATTACCATCCTGCTGGAGCAGGGCATCGACGAACTGGTGCCCGCCCGTTATCAACCCTGGCCGGGTCGTCTGGCCCGTCGCTCCCTGTTCTGGCTCAAGAACAAGCAACCGGATCTCAGCCGCGGTGCCCGCATTCGCCTCGCCTTCGAGGCTCTTGGCCCCATCTTCATCAAGTTTGGCCAGATGCTCTCGACCCGCCGAGACCTGCTGCCGCCGGATATCGCCGAGGAACTGGCCCTGCTGCAGGACAGGGTGCCCCCCTTCTGTGGTCAGGCGGCGCGCCAGCAGATCGAGCTGAGCCTGGGTTGTCCCATCGAAACCCTGTTTGACGACTTCGACGAGACGCCGCTGGCGTCGGCCTCCATCGCGCAGGTGCATACCGCCCGCCTGAAGGAGAGTGGCCGCGAGATCGTCATCAAGGTGATCCGTCCCGACATCGAGCCTGTCATCGAGGCCGACCTGAGACTGATGCAGGCGCTGGCCCGTCTGGTGGCGCGCTTCGTACCCCAGAGTGCACGACTGCGCCCCATCGAGGTGGTGGAGGAGTATCGCAAGACCATCCTCGACGAGCTCAACCTGATGCGGGAGGCGGCCAACGCCATCCAGCTGCGCCGCAACTTCACCGGCTCCGAGGCGCTCTATGTGCCTGAAATCATCACCGACCTCTGCCGCGAGCAGGTGCTGGTGATGGAGCGCATCTACGGTATTCCGGTCTCCGATATACCGGCGCTGGAAGCCAACGGCACCAATATGAAGCTGCTGGCCGAGCGCGGGGTAGAGGTTTTCTTCACCCAGGTGTTCCGCGACAGCTTCTTCCATGCCGATATGCACCCGGGCAACATCTTCGTCTCTTACGAACATCCGGAAAACCCGCTCTGGATCGGCATCGACTGCGGTATCGTCGGTACCCTCAATCGGGAAGACAAACGCTATCTGGCGGAGAACTTCCTCGCCTTCTTCAACCGTGACTATCGCCGGGTAGCGGAGCTGCATGTGGAGTCGGGCTGGGTACCGGCAGACACCAAGGTGGATGAGTTCGA
Proteins encoded in this region:
- the codB gene encoding cytosine permease, with protein sequence MAQDNEYCLGAVPAKGRKGVLSLMLVMLGLTFFSASMWTGGALGTGLVFDDFIKAVLIGNLLLGIYTACLGYIGASTGLSTHLLARYSFGVKGSWLPSLLLGGTQVGWFGVGVAMFALPVQKATGIDVNWLIAISGMLMTVTVYFGISALMVLSFVAVPAIALLGGYSVWLAVTSTGGMAALQQVQPSNPIEFTTALTMVVGSFISAGTLTADFVRFGRKPWGAVMITMVAFFLGNTLMFVFGAAGAAVTGQADISEVMLMQGLLIPAILVLGLNIWTTNDNALYASGLGFANITGLKSKPLSVINGLIGTACALWLYNNFVGWLAFLSTAIPPIGGIIIMDFLLNRERYRKFADQQFETVRWQALVATAVGVAVGKWLPGIVPLNAVLGAAFTYFILVRLTQRPVLVQEANKC
- a CDS encoding cytosine deaminase, encoding MLIQHIRLADREGLWQIRCQDGVITAIEPHDEHAVAGRVLDGEGGLAIAPFIEPHIHLDTTQTAGEPSWNLSGTLFEGIERWAERKALLTHEDVKQRAIQTLKWQIANGIQFVRTHVDVSDPNLVALKAMLEVREEMKEWVELQIVAFPQEGILSYPNGKALLEEALKLGADVIGAIPHFEFTREYGVESLHYIFDLAEKYQVLVDVHCDEIDDEQSRFIETLATLAYERGIGHRVTASHTTAMHSYNGAYASRLFRLLKMADINFVANPLVNIHLQGRFDTYPKRRGITRVKEMLEANINVCFGHDDVFDPWYPMGTANMLQVLHMGLHVCQIMGYEQINDGLKLISSHSARTLNVQDRYGIEVGKPANLLILPADNGFDAVRRQVPVRYSIRHGKVIAQTRPAQTEIVLGQPEPIDFRR
- the crcB gene encoding fluoride efflux transporter CrcB; protein product: MQTWFYVAAGGAIGACLRFGIAELMALLLGRHFPYGTLVVNVVGSFIMGVAFALISHGHVVEHPMKPLLMVGILGALTTFSSFALDTVVLAQHGAYLKALLNIGLNLFLCLAMVVLGMQLVASRV
- the ubiE gene encoding bifunctional demethylmenaquinone methyltransferase/2-methoxy-6-polyprenyl-1,4-benzoquinol methylase UbiE produces the protein MSEQATTTHFGFKTVAATEKETLVAGVFHSVAAKYDLMNDLMSFGIHRLWKRFTIDCSGVRKGQKVLDLAGGTGDLTAKFSRIVGETGQVVLADINDSMLKVGRDKLRNLGVANNVSYVQANAEALPFPDNHFDVITIGFGLRNVTDKDKALASMFRVLKPGGRLLVLEFSKPVSEVIAKLYDLYSFKLLPKMGEIVANDSESYKYLAESIRMHPDQQTLAGMMENVGFEQVEYFNLTQGVVALHRGYKF
- a CDS encoding SCP2 domain-containing protein, coding for MPMDAMVTAVIETSLNQLLALDKQSPERLRKLVGKVLKLELRELKPLWFVFSERRLDVLAQHEGEADAVLSLSLTALGLLKDPSALTRYIREEKLDLSGDPQLVQAFSVLLGELDIDWEEELSRYTGDVLAHTLFSCARQARRLVGRELCRTRSQLAEYLTEEARLAPGPLEVASFNDDVEVLAQQLKAVELRLARFEQQVT
- the ubiB gene encoding ubiquinone biosynthesis regulatory protein kinase UbiB, translated to MTPKEFKRLYRIITILLEQGIDELVPARYQPWPGRLARRSLFWLKNKQPDLSRGARIRLAFEALGPIFIKFGQMLSTRRDLLPPDIAEELALLQDRVPPFCGQAARQQIELSLGCPIETLFDDFDETPLASASIAQVHTARLKESGREIVIKVIRPDIEPVIEADLRLMQALARLVARFVPQSARLRPIEVVEEYRKTILDELNLMREAANAIQLRRNFTGSEALYVPEIITDLCREQVLVMERIYGIPVSDIPALEANGTNMKLLAERGVEVFFTQVFRDSFFHADMHPGNIFVSYEHPENPLWIGIDCGIVGTLNREDKRYLAENFLAFFNRDYRRVAELHVESGWVPADTKVDEFEFAIRTVLEPIFEKPLSEISFGHVLLNLFNTARRFHMTVQPQLVLLQKTLLYVEGLGRQLYPQLDLWQTAKPFLENWMHEQVGPKSVLNAIKEKAPFWAEKLPELPELVYETLRQTRHQQRHFDQMFAEFRRHSRRQGQARYLLGVGASLLLAGVFLLTQKQHIEWGQASLAGAALCWLVGWLRTRSH